A single region of the Hyphomicrobiales bacterium genome encodes:
- a CDS encoding conserved exported hypothetical protein (Evidence 4 : Unknown function but conserved in other organisms), producing the protein MKRSALVLLACLASMAPAMAETLVTSLSTYRVAINSNYTGASLVLFGSIERDARTATRAAPYDLVVTVRGPRRTALVREKEPFGPLWITRGQRRFVDQPVYLAVVSSRPIADIAGAPVRERLKLGLEAEFASPLPGPNIMGEDFIDAFIRLRRQQSLFQEDPEGVVFLTQNLFRAKIDLPAIAPTGLYEVETILLSDGIALSRQSTNFEVEKTGFEQATVVLARDHGFLYGLIAAASALVLGWLATVVFRRE; encoded by the coding sequence ATGAAACGGAGCGCGCTGGTCCTTCTCGCTTGTCTCGCCAGCATGGCGCCCGCGATGGCGGAGACGCTCGTCACCTCGCTGTCGACCTATCGCGTCGCTATCAACTCCAACTACACCGGGGCATCCCTCGTCCTGTTCGGATCGATCGAGCGCGACGCGCGCACGGCGACACGCGCCGCGCCTTATGATCTCGTCGTCACGGTACGTGGTCCCCGGCGTACGGCTCTGGTGCGCGAGAAGGAGCCCTTCGGTCCGCTCTGGATCACCCGGGGACAGCGCCGCTTCGTCGACCAGCCTGTTTATCTCGCGGTCGTAAGTTCCCGCCCAATCGCCGACATCGCGGGAGCACCCGTGCGTGAACGGCTGAAGCTGGGGCTTGAAGCGGAATTCGCGTCGCCTCTTCCCGGCCCGAACATCATGGGCGAGGATTTCATCGATGCCTTCATCCGCCTGCGCCGCCAGCAGAGTCTCTTCCAGGAAGATCCCGAAGGCGTCGTTTTCCTGACTCAGAACCTGTTCCGCGCGAAGATCGACCTACCCGCGATCGCCCCGACAGGCCTCTATGAGGTCGAGACTATCCTGTTGTCCGACGGGATCGCGCTCTCGCGGCAGTCCACCAATTTCGAGGTTGAGAAAACGGGCTTTGAACAGGCGACCGTCGTTCTCGCCCGCGACCACGGCTTCCTCTACGGTCTCATCGCCGCGGCGAGCGCGCTCGTCCTGGGATGGCTCGCCACAGTCGTCTTCCGCCGCGAGTGA
- a CDS encoding putative phosphoesterase (Evidence 3 : Putative function from multiple computational evidences), with amino-acid sequence MISGGEAPATADERDVDLSMVMARDDVGGAGREAAGSLSLGRHSAKADPSGALFLHEEHMLVVADLHLEKGSSFARRRIFLPPYDTRATLERLAAVIDTHAPRIVVALGDSFHDDGGGGRLDAGDRERLAILQRGRQWIWITGNHDPSPPAGVGGEVVAEITTGGIALRHIPGSAPDCRVPFELAGHLHPVAKVASRGQVVRRRCFAVGAERCVLPAFGAYAGGLNVRNEAFAPLFPNGMTAHVLGRRTFAIAAPQLLPD; translated from the coding sequence GTGATCTCCGGGGGTGAAGCCCCGGCCACAGCGGATGAGCGAGACGTTGATTTGAGCATGGTGATGGCGAGAGACGACGTCGGGGGCGCCGGGCGGGAAGCCGCCGGCTCGCTGTCGCTTGGCCGGCATTCCGCCAAGGCGGATCCGAGCGGGGCGCTGTTCCTGCACGAGGAGCACATGCTCGTGGTGGCGGATCTTCACCTTGAGAAGGGCTCGTCCTTTGCCCGGCGCCGTATCTTCCTGCCGCCTTACGACACCCGCGCCACCCTGGAGCGCTTGGCGGCCGTGATCGATACGCATGCGCCGCGCATCGTTGTCGCGCTTGGCGACAGCTTCCACGACGACGGCGGTGGAGGAAGGCTCGATGCCGGTGACCGGGAGCGGCTTGCGATCCTGCAGCGCGGCCGCCAATGGATCTGGATCACCGGAAATCATGATCCCTCACCGCCGGCTGGGGTCGGCGGCGAGGTGGTCGCGGAGATCACCACCGGCGGGATAGCCTTGCGGCATATTCCAGGCAGCGCGCCGGATTGCCGTGTGCCGTTTGAGCTTGCCGGCCATTTGCATCCGGTCGCGAAAGTGGCGTCGCGCGGCCAGGTCGTCCGCCGCCGCTGCTTTGCCGTGGGGGCCGAGCGCTGCGTATTGCCGGCCTTCGGTGCCTATGCCGGCGGGCTGAATGTGCGCAACGAAGCCTTCGCGCCGCTCTTCCCGAACGGCATGACAGCCCATGTGCTCGGGCGGCGCACCTTCGCCATCGCGGCGCCGCAGCTGCTGCCGGATTGA
- a CDS encoding TPR repeat protein: MTQNVPWSVKGIDPQAREAAKDAARKAGMTLGAWLNGMIAETTQPGGGGLHRFSFDSESQDVFAHAADRLSLETAALKARAAEASRGAHAAPHGPAAALENLLDSVARRLDAIETRLDTQQTAQPTLSAVEKLEQRLEFLTAAVAPSGATAAEDMLRTLETRLTDIIVRLGPDASAAIAPRREAPRHLVDGTSAGGGQHEPTASPHKAASLRGTTPFHEPITRPGSGDSDIDRFAATIAEIRRRQARLSEEGEQDVADMPADTEDADMDQTDKARPAHRTAMPASQSTASGISADIAERLEALTEKIDTLLVPGRFPALDGVIERLDRIDAHIEHPKHSGDFGRVEQLLTVVADRLESNQGKALDTDSLDALETQIGHLANRVDDALRNKLTDATLEKKLGELETIIVGLVDRVQGLQQEAVESVEFATRTAVTDALGAKIWDGSDDMSGLKADIADLKSVHSAIGERTQDTLSAVHQTLELVVQRLALMESERSFGRKPDLSRSLFEKQVSQILAADREASPAVTPPATESTRAGAEVASTAAPDVKSSFIAAARRAAQTATVDMGGPAAASPPAPPKQAAPAAPGPAAAPSDADAAAAIVRGRGESLIERLRHGSTRRRKLVFGLAALVIALGAAQLIVSYGRLSKDGTAPIAIGEHSAVPSEPIPNASSLAQVKPHNTTGQQPGALAPSTQMADIPAASSAQPGQPPGLKEFVNPLALPSANPAVNSDASVTTGSIKPVPEATVADTRPVQVGTVPMAPLFPAQSPFSPEAVAPEAAKPREITTVLPKDMLAGIPGSIGTDTLRQAAEKGNASAVYELASRLAEGRGIPRDMKSAARLFEAQAEAGFAPAQYRIANHYEKGFGVDRDLAKAREWYLRAAEAGNAKAMHNLAVLYAEGVSGKPDYPTAVKWFRKAAELGIRDSQFNLAILAARGLGMDPDLVQSYTWFAVLAENGDTDAAEKRDSVGARLSPTDLTLARAAAEQWVAKTPDPAANTVEVSPEWSKPSIPKGTTGDASTGGKTKSRG; encoded by the coding sequence ATGACTCAGAACGTTCCCTGGAGTGTCAAAGGGATCGATCCGCAAGCCCGCGAGGCTGCGAAGGATGCGGCGCGCAAGGCCGGCATGACGCTCGGCGCGTGGCTGAACGGCATGATCGCGGAAACAACCCAGCCAGGGGGCGGCGGGCTCCATCGCTTTTCCTTCGACAGCGAATCGCAGGACGTCTTTGCGCATGCCGCCGACAGGCTTTCCCTGGAAACAGCGGCGCTGAAGGCACGGGCTGCCGAGGCCTCCCGCGGCGCGCATGCGGCCCCACATGGTCCGGCTGCTGCGCTCGAGAATCTCCTCGACAGCGTCGCACGGCGCCTCGATGCCATCGAGACACGTCTCGATACCCAGCAAACGGCGCAGCCGACGCTTTCGGCTGTCGAGAAGCTTGAACAACGGTTGGAGTTCCTCACCGCGGCGGTGGCGCCGTCCGGTGCAACTGCGGCGGAAGATATGTTGCGTACGCTCGAAACGCGATTGACTGACATCATCGTTCGGCTCGGCCCGGATGCAAGCGCAGCAATCGCGCCTCGGCGCGAGGCCCCAAGACATCTTGTTGATGGGACGAGCGCTGGTGGCGGCCAGCATGAGCCGACCGCCTCTCCCCATAAGGCCGCGAGCCTGCGTGGGACGACCCCGTTTCATGAACCCATCACCCGCCCTGGCAGCGGTGATTCGGATATCGATCGATTCGCGGCGACCATCGCCGAGATCCGCCGTCGGCAGGCCAGACTGTCTGAAGAAGGCGAGCAGGACGTCGCCGACATGCCGGCCGACACGGAAGACGCCGATATGGACCAAACTGACAAGGCCCGGCCCGCACACAGGACCGCCATGCCGGCAAGCCAGTCTACGGCAAGCGGGATTTCGGCCGACATCGCCGAGCGGCTCGAAGCCCTGACGGAGAAGATCGACACGCTGCTCGTGCCGGGCCGTTTCCCAGCACTCGACGGCGTGATCGAGCGGCTCGACCGTATCGACGCTCACATCGAGCATCCAAAGCACTCCGGCGATTTCGGACGTGTCGAGCAGTTGCTGACGGTTGTCGCTGACCGGCTCGAATCAAACCAGGGCAAGGCACTCGATACTGACAGCCTCGATGCGCTCGAAACGCAGATCGGGCATCTTGCCAATCGCGTTGACGATGCGCTGCGCAATAAACTGACCGACGCCACCCTCGAGAAGAAGCTGGGTGAGCTCGAGACGATCATCGTCGGCCTCGTCGATCGCGTGCAGGGTCTGCAGCAGGAGGCCGTCGAATCCGTCGAGTTCGCGACACGCACTGCGGTAACGGACGCTCTCGGCGCCAAGATCTGGGACGGCTCGGATGATATGAGCGGCCTCAAGGCCGATATCGCCGACCTCAAATCCGTTCATAGCGCCATCGGCGAACGCACGCAGGACACGCTCAGCGCCGTACACCAGACACTGGAACTGGTTGTGCAGCGCCTCGCGCTCATGGAATCCGAGCGCTCTTTTGGCCGCAAGCCGGACCTTTCGCGCTCGCTCTTCGAAAAGCAGGTATCACAGATCCTCGCGGCCGATCGCGAGGCTTCCCCCGCCGTCACGCCGCCTGCCACTGAATCGACACGCGCGGGCGCCGAAGTGGCCTCAACGGCCGCGCCGGATGTCAAATCGAGCTTCATCGCCGCCGCGCGCCGCGCCGCCCAGACGGCAACGGTGGACATGGGAGGCCCTGCGGCCGCGTCCCCCCCTGCCCCCCCGAAGCAGGCTGCCCCGGCCGCCCCTGGCCCCGCCGCCGCGCCATCCGACGCCGACGCTGCTGCAGCCATCGTGCGCGGGCGTGGTGAATCTCTGATCGAACGCCTGCGTCACGGTTCGACACGCCGTCGCAAGTTGGTCTTCGGGCTTGCCGCCCTCGTCATCGCTCTCGGCGCGGCGCAACTCATCGTATCGTATGGGCGCCTTTCAAAAGACGGCACCGCACCCATCGCGATCGGTGAACACAGTGCGGTTCCGTCAGAGCCCATTCCGAATGCGTCGAGCCTCGCCCAGGTTAAGCCTCACAACACCACGGGCCAACAGCCGGGTGCGCTGGCGCCAAGCACGCAGATGGCGGATATCCCGGCCGCGAGCTCCGCTCAACCTGGCCAGCCTCCGGGATTGAAAGAGTTCGTCAATCCCCTGGCGCTGCCCTCAGCCAATCCGGCGGTCAATTCAGATGCCTCGGTGACCACCGGCTCCATAAAGCCGGTCCCTGAGGCTACCGTTGCAGATACCAGGCCCGTTCAGGTCGGCACTGTTCCCATGGCGCCTTTATTCCCTGCGCAGAGCCCTTTCTCACCTGAAGCCGTGGCTCCCGAAGCGGCGAAGCCGCGTGAGATCACCACCGTTCTGCCCAAGGACATGCTGGCAGGCATCCCCGGCAGCATCGGCACGGATACCTTGCGGCAGGCTGCGGAGAAGGGCAACGCTTCGGCAGTTTATGAGCTGGCGTCACGACTGGCCGAGGGGCGCGGCATCCCACGCGACATGAAGAGCGCCGCGCGGCTGTTCGAGGCCCAGGCGGAAGCAGGTTTTGCCCCGGCCCAATATCGTATCGCCAATCACTATGAAAAGGGCTTCGGTGTCGATCGCGATCTTGCCAAAGCGCGCGAATGGTACCTTCGTGCCGCCGAAGCCGGCAACGCGAAAGCCATGCACAACCTGGCCGTTCTGTACGCCGAAGGGGTCAGCGGCAAACCGGACTACCCGACGGCCGTGAAATGGTTCCGCAAGGCCGCTGAACTCGGCATTCGTGACAGCCAGTTCAACCTGGCGATCCTCGCCGCGCGTGGCCTCGGCATGGATCCCGACCTCGTGCAATCCTACACCTGGTTCGCCGTTCTCGCCGAGAATGGCGACACGGATGCCGCCGAGAAGCGCGACAGCGTCGGCGCCCGCCTGTCCCCCACCGATCTTACCCTGGCGCGCGCCGCCGCCGAGCAATGGGTTGCCAAGACCCCGGATCCGGCGGCCAATACGGTCGAGGTGTCGCCCGAGTGGAGCAAGCCGTCGATACCGAAGGGAACGACGGGCGATGCCAGCACCGGCGGTAAAACGAAATCGCGAGGTTGA
- the dmdC gene encoding 3-methylmercaptopropionyl-CoA dehydrogenase: protein MPSYKAPLDDVLFLINDVFSLDHYSHLDAFTDITPDLASAVLTEAARITEEQFAPLNAVGDRQGCRRDADGSVRTPEGFAEAYGAFVKGGWVGLATPPDYGGQGLPYTFAAIVNEFASSANMALAMYPGLTQGAIAALLQHGTVEQKALFLPPMVAGTWTGTMNLTEPQCGTDLGLIRTRAERKSDGTYAITGTKIFISAGEHDLAGNIVHLVLARVEGAPAGTKGLSLFIVPKFMAVNGGVKGARNRVSCGSIEEKMGIHGNATCVMNYDGATGWLLGEENRGLNAMFTMMNEARLGVGIQGLALSEVAYQNAATYARDRLQGRALTGAAFPAQAADPIIVHPDVRRTLLSIKAFNAAARALVVWTSFKADVARQATDDAERQAAEDHLGLLTPVIKGVLTDIGFDNTVKAQQMFGGHGYIVETGVEQFVRDARIAMLYEGANGIQAIDLVGRKLPRDAGRAMLAFFAEVSGFLKDNAEHDGVKPHVAGMKTALDHLQEASMWFMRNALGKPDNAGAGSTDYMHLFGLVALGYMSLRIAKAAVDKRVDALAANDEGAVALIEARLTTTRFFMERMLPETALRLSRVTAGAEGVMALPAEMF from the coding sequence GTGCCGAGCTACAAGGCGCCCCTGGACGACGTGTTGTTCCTAATCAACGACGTGTTTTCCCTTGATCACTACAGCCATCTCGATGCCTTCACCGATATCACTCCGGATCTCGCCTCGGCAGTGCTGACGGAAGCCGCCAGAATCACCGAGGAACAATTTGCCCCGCTCAATGCCGTGGGCGACCGGCAGGGCTGCCGCCGCGATGCTGACGGTTCCGTGCGGACGCCGGAGGGCTTTGCGGAGGCTTATGGGGCTTTCGTGAAGGGAGGCTGGGTCGGCCTTGCAACGCCGCCGGACTATGGAGGGCAGGGGCTTCCTTACACCTTCGCGGCCATCGTCAACGAATTCGCATCCTCGGCCAATATGGCGCTCGCCATGTATCCCGGGCTGACGCAAGGCGCGATCGCGGCACTTCTGCAACACGGCACGGTGGAGCAGAAGGCGCTCTTCCTGCCACCGATGGTGGCGGGGACCTGGACCGGCACAATGAACCTCACCGAGCCGCAATGCGGCACGGATCTCGGCCTCATTCGCACGCGGGCGGAACGCAAGAGTGACGGCACCTATGCCATCACCGGCACGAAGATTTTCATTTCCGCGGGAGAGCATGATCTCGCCGGCAATATCGTCCATCTCGTTCTCGCGAGGGTGGAAGGAGCTCCCGCTGGAACCAAGGGTCTCAGCCTGTTCATCGTGCCGAAATTCATGGCGGTCAATGGCGGGGTCAAAGGCGCCCGTAACCGCGTGAGCTGCGGCTCGATCGAAGAGAAGATGGGCATTCACGGCAATGCCACCTGCGTCATGAACTATGACGGAGCGACGGGCTGGCTCCTGGGCGAGGAGAACCGCGGCCTCAACGCCATGTTCACGATGATGAACGAGGCGCGGCTCGGCGTCGGCATCCAGGGCCTGGCGCTCTCGGAGGTCGCCTATCAGAACGCCGCGACTTATGCGCGTGACCGTCTGCAGGGGCGGGCGCTGACCGGTGCTGCCTTTCCCGCGCAGGCGGCCGATCCCATCATCGTCCACCCGGATGTCCGGCGCACGCTTCTCTCCATCAAGGCTTTCAACGCGGCCGCGCGGGCGCTGGTGGTGTGGACCTCGTTCAAGGCCGATGTCGCGCGCCAGGCAACCGATGACGCCGAGCGCCAGGCGGCCGAAGACCATCTCGGGCTCCTCACCCCGGTGATCAAGGGCGTGCTCACGGACATCGGCTTCGACAACACCGTCAAGGCGCAGCAGATGTTCGGCGGCCATGGCTATATCGTCGAGACCGGCGTCGAGCAATTCGTGCGCGATGCCCGCATCGCCATGCTCTATGAAGGCGCCAACGGTATCCAGGCCATAGACCTGGTCGGCCGCAAGCTGCCGCGCGACGCTGGCCGTGCGATGCTGGCCTTCTTCGCGGAGGTGTCTGGCTTCCTCAAGGACAATGCCGAGCACGATGGGGTGAAGCCTCACGTCGCGGGCATGAAGACCGCGCTCGACCACCTGCAGGAAGCCTCCATGTGGTTCATGCGCAACGCGCTCGGCAAGCCGGATAATGCCGGTGCGGGCTCGACCGACTACATGCATCTCTTCGGGCTCGTGGCGCTGGGCTATATGTCGCTGAGGATCGCCAAGGCCGCTGTGGACAAGCGTGTCGACGCGCTCGCCGCGAATGACGAAGGTGCCGTCGCGCTGATCGAGGCACGCCTCACGACGACACGTTTCTTCATGGAAAGGATGCTGCCGGAGACAGCCCTCAGGCTCAGCCGTGTCACCGCCGGCGCCGAGGGCGTCATGGCGCTGCCGGCCGAGATGTTCTGA
- a CDS encoding Enoyl-CoA hydratase (isoleucine degradation), with amino-acid sequence MNLVNFRFEIDADGIALATWDMPGRSMNVITTEVMDELSLIVDGVAAVEEIRGCVITSGKDSFSGGADLSMLQDLGRSYALLKAERGDAEAMRVFFEQSRRLSQLYRALETCGKPFAIAIHGICLGGAFELALACHYRVLSDADSTRVGLPEIKVGLFPGAGGSQRLPRLMPTPDALQLMARGEQLRPAAAKKLGIAGAVVPREAIVEAAKDWIRQGGKAVAPWDEQGFRLPSGKVYSPAGMQIWPPANAIYRRETQDNYPAGRALLQAVYDGLQLPMDQALTVESRHFASILRSPVAAAMIRTLFLSKQELDKGARRPKGIPPSRPATVGIVGAGFMGAAVAYVTALAGIKVVLVDRDQETADKGKSLSHKLMTDQIMKGRAKTSDRDRLLELITATPDYMALSTCDLVIEAVFEDPKIKAEVLGRIDAVLKEDAILATNTSTLPVSGLARAITRPERFVGIHFFSPVEKMLLVEVIRGHGTGERALAVALDFVRALKKTPIVVNDARGFYANRCVLAYVREGHIMLGEGVPPAMIENVAKQAGMPVGPLALNDEVALDLALRILRATKAEVGNDAVDPAQEALLVALVEGEGRLGRKNGKGFYDYPEGKPKHLWPGLRAFQPVQQNPDSIDIAVLKQRFLVVQALEAARAIEEKVLTDPREGDVGAILGFGFAPFTGGPLSYIDGMGAATFVGLSERLAAAHGPRFTPCDLLVEMARTGAAFYAKDERSAA; translated from the coding sequence ATGAATCTCGTCAACTTCCGTTTCGAGATCGACGCCGACGGCATTGCGCTCGCCACGTGGGACATGCCCGGCCGCTCGATGAATGTCATCACCACCGAGGTGATGGATGAACTCTCCCTGATCGTTGACGGCGTTGCCGCCGTCGAGGAGATCAGGGGCTGCGTCATCACATCGGGCAAGGACAGCTTCTCGGGCGGCGCGGACCTGTCCATGCTGCAGGATCTTGGCCGCAGCTACGCGCTGCTCAAGGCCGAGCGCGGCGATGCCGAGGCGATGCGCGTGTTCTTCGAGCAGTCGCGGCGCCTGTCGCAACTCTACCGGGCGCTTGAGACCTGCGGAAAGCCTTTTGCCATAGCGATCCATGGCATTTGTCTCGGCGGCGCCTTCGAACTCGCGCTGGCCTGCCACTACCGGGTGCTGTCGGATGCTGACTCCACGCGGGTCGGGCTGCCGGAAATCAAGGTTGGCCTCTTTCCCGGAGCCGGCGGCAGCCAGCGTCTGCCGCGGCTGATGCCGACGCCGGACGCGCTGCAGCTGATGGCGCGCGGCGAGCAGTTGCGGCCTGCCGCCGCGAAGAAGCTCGGCATTGCCGGCGCGGTGGTGCCGCGCGAGGCAATCGTGGAGGCCGCCAAGGACTGGATCCGCCAGGGAGGAAAGGCGGTCGCGCCGTGGGACGAACAAGGCTTCCGCCTGCCCTCCGGCAAGGTCTATTCGCCCGCCGGCATGCAGATCTGGCCCCCCGCCAATGCCATCTACCGGCGGGAAACCCAGGACAATTATCCGGCGGGGCGTGCGCTGTTGCAGGCGGTCTACGACGGGCTGCAACTGCCGATGGACCAGGCGTTGACGGTGGAGAGCCGCCACTTCGCCTCCATCCTGCGCTCGCCCGTGGCGGCCGCGATGATCCGCACGCTGTTCCTGTCGAAACAGGAACTCGACAAGGGCGCGCGGCGGCCGAAAGGGATACCGCCTTCGCGGCCGGCGACCGTCGGCATCGTCGGTGCCGGGTTCATGGGAGCGGCCGTCGCCTATGTCACGGCGCTCGCCGGCATCAAGGTCGTGCTGGTGGACCGGGACCAGGAAACGGCGGACAAGGGCAAGAGCCTGTCGCACAAGCTCATGACCGATCAGATCATGAAGGGGCGGGCGAAAACGTCAGATCGCGATCGCTTGCTTGAACTGATCACGGCGACGCCGGACTACATGGCCCTGTCGACCTGCGATCTCGTCATCGAGGCCGTTTTCGAGGACCCGAAGATCAAGGCGGAGGTGCTCGGGCGCATCGATGCGGTCCTGAAGGAAGACGCCATCCTTGCCACCAATACCTCCACCCTGCCGGTGAGCGGGCTGGCCCGCGCCATCACCCGGCCCGAGCGCTTCGTCGGCATCCACTTCTTCTCGCCCGTCGAGAAGATGCTCCTTGTCGAGGTGATCCGGGGGCACGGAACGGGCGAGCGCGCACTCGCGGTGGCGCTTGATTTCGTGCGGGCCTTGAAGAAGACGCCGATCGTGGTCAACGACGCCCGGGGCTTCTATGCCAATCGCTGCGTGCTCGCCTATGTGCGCGAAGGGCATATCATGCTGGGCGAAGGCGTTCCTCCGGCCATGATCGAGAATGTGGCGAAGCAGGCCGGCATGCCGGTCGGCCCGCTGGCCCTCAACGATGAGGTCGCGCTCGATCTTGCGCTCCGCATCCTCCGGGCCACAAAGGCGGAGGTGGGGAACGATGCGGTCGATCCCGCGCAGGAGGCGCTGCTCGTTGCCCTTGTCGAGGGTGAGGGCCGGCTCGGGCGCAAGAACGGCAAGGGCTTCTATGACTATCCGGAGGGCAAGCCGAAGCACCTGTGGCCGGGATTGCGCGCCTTTCAGCCGGTCCAGCAGAACCCGGACAGCATCGACATCGCCGTGTTGAAACAGCGCTTCCTCGTCGTGCAGGCGCTGGAGGCGGCGCGCGCCATCGAGGAAAAGGTGCTGACCGATCCCCGTGAGGGCGATGTCGGCGCCATTCTCGGCTTCGGCTTCGCGCCGTTCACGGGAGGGCCGCTGTCCTACATCGATGGCATGGGAGCCGCGACCTTCGTCGGCTTGAGCGAACGGCTCGCCGCCGCGCATGGGCCGCGTTTCACGCCTTGCGATCTTCTCGTGGAGATGGCCCGCACCGGCGCGGCCTTCTATGCCAAGGACGAGCGAAGCGCGGCGTAG
- a CDS encoding putative membrane transporter protein (Evidence 3 : Putative function from multiple computational evidences), with product MQIYLPIADVSVNWLLLLAMGGGVGFISGLFGVGGGFVMTPLLIFIGIPTAIAVATQAAQIAASSMTGSLGYWRRRAVDLKLGLVLAAGGLIGTVLGVWFFNVMRRLGQLDVIIAIAYVVLFGVIGGLMLFESLRAMWLTRKGIRRPPRRPGEHPWYLGLPLKMRFHQSKLYGSIIPLVLLALLIAFVGAVLGIGGGFIAVPALIYLFRIPAAVVVGTSLFQILLTMVAATIMHATSNHSVDLVLALLLIVGGVMGAQFGAIVGRNLRGDAFRLLLALLILGVGVRFAGDIILKPDETFSIVTLDN from the coding sequence GTGCAGATCTATCTCCCCATAGCCGATGTTTCGGTGAACTGGTTGCTGCTGCTGGCCATGGGCGGCGGCGTCGGCTTCATTTCCGGCCTGTTCGGCGTGGGAGGCGGCTTCGTGATGACGCCGCTGCTCATCTTCATCGGCATTCCCACTGCCATCGCGGTCGCCACCCAGGCAGCCCAGATCGCCGCATCCTCGATGACCGGTTCCCTCGGCTACTGGCGCCGACGTGCCGTGGATTTGAAGCTCGGCCTCGTGCTGGCAGCGGGCGGCCTGATCGGCACCGTGCTCGGGGTGTGGTTCTTCAATGTGATGCGACGGCTCGGCCAGCTCGATGTCATCATTGCCATCGCCTATGTCGTGCTCTTCGGCGTCATCGGCGGATTGATGCTGTTCGAGAGCCTGCGCGCCATGTGGCTGACCCGCAAGGGCATCAGGCGGCCGCCGCGCAGGCCCGGCGAACACCCCTGGTATCTCGGCTTGCCGCTGAAGATGCGCTTTCACCAGTCCAAGCTCTACGGCAGCATCATACCGCTGGTACTGCTCGCGCTTCTCATCGCTTTCGTCGGCGCTGTGCTCGGCATCGGCGGCGGCTTCATCGCCGTTCCCGCGCTGATCTACCTGTTCCGCATCCCGGCCGCCGTCGTGGTGGGCACCTCGCTGTTCCAGATCCTGCTCACGATGGTGGCGGCGACGATCATGCACGCCACCTCCAACCACTCGGTGGATCTCGTGCTGGCGCTGCTCCTTATCGTGGGCGGCGTCATGGGCGCACAGTTCGGCGCGATCGTCGGACGCAACCTGCGCGGCGACGCGTTCCGCCTGCTGCTCGCGCTCCTCATCCTCGGCGTCGGCGTCCGCTTCGCGGGCGACATTATCCTGAAGCCCGACGAAACCTTTTCCATCGTGACGCTGGACAACTGA
- a CDS encoding 3-ketoacyl-CoA thiolase — protein MPDAFIYDHVRTPRGRGKPDGALHTVESVALAAATLSALKERNGLDTRLVDDVILGCVDPVGEAGGDIARAAVFLADYGSHVPGMQINRFCASGLDAVNIAAGQVLSGQHELAIGGGVESMSRVGIGASGGAWPVDPAVAVKSYFMPQGVSADLIATRYGFSREAVDSYAVESQHRAALAWREGRFSRSIAPVKDVNGLILLDRDEHMRPDTTVEGLAALKPSFAQMGELGGFDAVGIAAHPEVEAIDHVHHAGNSSGVVDGAAAVLVGSAAAGRAMGLKPRARIRAFANIGSDPALMLTGPVDVTRKLLDRSGLALSDIDLFEVNEAFAAVVLRYLQAFDLDPAIVNVNGGAIAMGHPLGATGAMILGTALDELERRQASTALVTLCIGAGMGTATVIERM, from the coding sequence ATGCCCGATGCCTTCATCTATGACCACGTCCGCACGCCGCGCGGGCGCGGCAAGCCGGACGGCGCGTTGCATACAGTCGAGTCGGTGGCGCTTGCGGCCGCCACCCTGTCGGCGCTCAAGGAACGCAACGGGCTCGACACACGCCTCGTCGACGACGTCATCCTCGGCTGTGTCGACCCCGTCGGCGAGGCGGGGGGTGACATCGCGCGGGCGGCGGTATTCCTCGCCGACTATGGCAGCCACGTGCCCGGCATGCAGATCAACCGTTTCTGCGCGTCGGGGCTCGATGCCGTGAATATCGCGGCCGGGCAGGTGCTCTCGGGCCAGCATGAGCTCGCCATCGGCGGCGGTGTCGAATCCATGAGCCGCGTCGGTATCGGCGCCTCGGGCGGAGCCTGGCCCGTCGATCCGGCGGTGGCGGTGAAGTCGTATTTCATGCCGCAGGGTGTTTCCGCGGATCTTATCGCGACGCGCTACGGCTTTTCCCGCGAGGCGGTGGACAGCTATGCGGTCGAAAGCCAGCACCGCGCCGCTCTCGCCTGGCGCGAGGGACGCTTCTCCAGGTCCATCGCGCCGGTGAAAGACGTGAACGGGCTCATCCTGCTCGATCGCGACGAGCATATGCGCCCCGATACGACCGTCGAAGGGCTGGCGGCACTCAAGCCCTCCTTCGCGCAGATGGGCGAACTCGGCGGCTTCGACGCGGTCGGCATTGCGGCCCATCCGGAGGTCGAGGCGATCGACCATGTGCACCACGCCGGCAATTCCTCCGGGGTTGTCGATGGCGCGGCCGCCGTGCTCGTCGGCTCCGCCGCGGCCGGGCGGGCCATGGGGCTGAAGCCGCGGGCGCGCATCCGGGCCTTCGCCAATATCGGCTCCGATCCGGCGCTCATGTTGACCGGACCTGTGGATGTGACACGCAAGCTGCTCGACCGGTCCGGACTGGCCCTGTCGGATATTGATCTGTTCGAGGTCAACGAGGCTTTCGCGGCCGTGGTCCTTCGCTATCTCCAGGCCTTCGACCTTGATCCCGCGATCGTCAATGTGAATGGCGGCGCCATCGCCATGGGCCATCCGCTTGGGGCGACCGGCGCCATGATCCTCGGCACGGCGCTCGACGAACTGGAGCGGCGCCAGGCCTCGACAGCGCTCGTCACATTGTGCATCGGCGCGGGCATGGGGACTGCCACCGTCATCGAGAGGATGTGA